In Candidatus Marinimicrobia bacterium CG08_land_8_20_14_0_20_45_22, the DNA window ATTTCCAAACTCGTCCGATGATCTTCATTTTATCCTCTTCCTTTAAAACTGATTTCAAATTTCAAATTGAGCATTTCAAATTTCAAATTTTTTCGGTGATTTTGAGGTTACAACAGATTTAGAAAAAATTCTTATCAATTCATTGGCTTCATTTATCAACGGGCAGATCGCATTATCTGGAAGAAGATTTACACGTTGAATAAGTCTAAGCCAAAAAGCGGATTCTCGTAATTCCTTTAAAACGATCTGCATTTTATGAACAAAATCCGCCCGACTTTCGGCGCCTCTGGCTTCCTCATAGTTCGCGCCTGAAGAACTTGATGCCCGAAATAATTGTCCAAAAATGTGCCTGCCAATATAAGTCTTCTGAAGGGGAGAACATGTCTTGACAATATCTCCGTTAAAATTCAGCAATCGATCTGCAAGTTCTTCAGCATTCATTTGCAACATCTCCTTACTAACTGACGATTTGCTCTTTCATCGTATCAATTTGAGATTTGCAATTTGAAATCCCCAATTTGAAATCTTCACTTCGCTTCCCGAAAATCCTCAATCCTTCCCGTCAATGCCGAGACCGCCGCCGTGCGCGGACTGCATAGATAAACCTCCGCGTCCTTGTTACCCATGCGCCCTTTAAAATTGCGATTGGATGTCGATAGCGTGACTTCGCCTTTTGCCGGAACGCCTTCGTGATTTCCCATGCACGGCCCGCAACCGGGATTCAGGATCACCGCTCCTGCCTCAACCAAATCAATTATCCAGCCGCGTTTTAATACATCGAGATAAACTTCCCGTGACGCCGGGAAAACCAGCAAGCGTACGCTGGAATGAACTTTTCTACCTTTCAAAATACCTGCGACTACTTCGAAATCCTCAACTCGCGCATTTGTGCAACTACCGAAAAATATCTGATCGATCTTCGTACCTTTGACTGCCGAAACCTGCGCGACATTATCGACCGTATGCGGTTTGGCAACCATCGGTCCAATTTTCGATAAGTCATAAGTTAAAACCTCGTCAAATTCCGCGTCCGGATCGGATTCCACGACTTCAAACTTTCGATTCGTACGCGATTTGATATAAGCCAATATTTCCTTGTTCGGAATCATGTAACCGTTCTTGGCGCCCAATTCCACCGCCATATTCGCTAAAACAAACCGGCTGGCGAAACTCATTCGTTCGATGCCAAGTCCGCTAAATTCGATCGCGCGGTACAATCCGCCATCCGCTCCGATGTCGCCCGCAATTGTCAACGCTAAATCCTTCGATGTAATTCCCGACTGAAATTCTCCATCGCAAACGATCTTTATCGTTTCCGGCACTCTCAACCAAATTTTCCCGCACGCCATAATCGCCGCCATCTCACTGCGACCGATTCCTGTCGAAAATGCACCAAATGCGCCGTAAGAAGTCGTATGCGAATCCGCGCCGACAATCAATGCTCCCGGCCAAACATGACCTTTTTCGTGCATCACCTGATGACAGATTCCCTCGTTGATGTCATAGAAATTCTTGATTCCCTGCTTTGCCACAAATTCACGAATGTCTTTGTGATTCTGAGCGAATTTTTCATTTGCCGCAGGCGTGCAATGATCGAGAATGATGACATGCTTATCCGGATCGTAAACTTTATCGACGCCGATTTTGTAAAAGGTCTTGGAAATATCCGCCGTGTTGTCATGCGACATTGCCATATCGGGTTCAATCTCGACGATCTCGCCGGGAACGACCGGTTTTCCGGCTTTCTTTCCAAGTATTTTCTCGCTAAATGTCTTTCCCATCTTTTTCCTTTCAACCACGAATGAACACAAATAAACATCAATTTTATTTATTTTTAGTCAATATCAATCTTTCCCACTGTAATCGTGGATGTTTGAAATTCAGAAGGATTCCGACTTCCTTATTTGCGATCCGTAAATAATTGATTAATTGGCCGCGATGTTCGTCCGGAATTGTATCGACAGTTTTAATTTCGATAATGACTTTTTCTTCGACTAACAAATCAGGGATATATTCGTCTATCAACTGACCATCATAATAAACCGGATATTTCGATTGTTGGCTAAACGCCAGATTTTGATGACTCAATTCGACACACAATGCATTTTCATAAGTTTTTTCACGCAAACCGTGTCCCAGTTTATTCGATACGGACATTGCGCATCCAACAATTTTATGGACCAAGTCTTTCTCAATTAAGTCTGTCATAAAATAATTAGTGTTAATTCGTGTTTATTCGTGGTTTTGCAGTCTCTTTATTTCAACAGCTCGAAGTCGATAAAATCTTTCTCAATTAAGTCTGTCATAAAATAATTAGCGTTAATTCGTGTTTATTCGTGGTTTTCCAGTCTCTTTACTTTACCAGTTCGAAATCGATGAAATCTGCATGGTGGAATACAATCGACTCCGGCGAGCGCTTTTCCGAATCTCCTTCTTTTGAATGCGTTGCAATAACGTGCAAAACTTCAGGGGGCAAATCATGTTTAAAAGCGATGCCTACGCCGCTGAATGGGTGCCGCAGTTTCTTGCCGTAATCGGATTTGACCGGCTTACCGTCAACGATTTCATATTCAAAAAGTTTTCCTACATCAGCCAACAACGCGCCCGCAATCAGATAATCACGCTGAATCGGCGTTTTCCGATTTCCGTAAGCCGATGTTAGTACTTCATCGCAGACGATACACATTTTACAAACGGTACGCACATGCTCAATAAAAGAAATTTTAACGTTTTCGGCCAGCAGTGTGAACGGAATTGACTGGAGAATTTCCGGCGTCCAGCCGCGGAAAACCATGGCTTCTTCCCAAACGGCGACGACTTTCGCGCGCAATCCTTCCTCTTTGATCTGGTTGATTTCCGGCAAAATCTCGGTAATCATACGTACTCCTCTTTCACAAATCCATCCTTTAATAAATTAATGCTAAGCATACTAAACACGTTGGAAATTTATCGTTCTTTCCGACATTAATCAACGACAACGATGAATTAGAACCTAAATACATCTGCAAAAGAAGAATCAGTAGTCAATGACTTTTCACTTAATGCCACTTATTTCAACCCGATACAACAATATCCAATATCCAGTTATCCTTCGGTGAATTCTCCAAGTCGAATATTCGATCTCTCCCCCGCAAAAGGCAGAATCCAATCTCCAACTTTCAATTTGCATTTTGAAATCTGAGTCTTATTTCCATCTTTTTCTTAGCGATTTGGTGACTTCGTGGTTTACTACTCCGCGCGCCTTGCTTTTTTCCGATTAAAAAGCCAAATTCCGTTCGATGATTTTCTTTCGGTTCAAAACACAAGGAGGCAAATTTGAATAAGACGGGGTTCGCGGGAAATCATGGCAAAGACGACCGCTCAGACTGCGCCGTTGAGATCACACAGACATCGTCAAGCGGCATTGTCATCGAACTCAAAAGCAAAGTCGATAGGTTGTATGGAAATTCCATCAAAGAACTTTGCCGCGAAGAGATGGCGTTTTTCGGGATTTCCGACGCACTTGTTAAAATTGACGATAACGGCGCGCTCCCTTACATTATGACGGCAAGAATCGAAGCCGCGCTTAAACAAATCATCGAAAATGACCGCGAATTTTTACCGGAAATGTTGTCGGAAAACCGGTATTCGACCGAAAAAGACCGCCCGCGTCGTTCGCGCCTGTATCTGCCGGGAAACACGCCGAAACTGGCTATCAACGCCGGTTTACACAGCCCCGACGGCGTCATCCTCGATCTCGAAGACTCCGTCGCACCCGCAAAAAAACAGGAAGCGCGGTTCTTGGTCAGAAATACACTTCGCGCTCTGAATTTTTACGGAGCGGAACGCATGGTGCGCATCAATCAAATTCCCCAAGGACTCGAAGACCTAAAATTTATTATCCCGCACAACGTGAACCTGATTCTCGTTCCAAAGTGCGAATCAGCCGATCAAATTCATATTCTTGAAAAGGAAATTGCACAAATTTCGGAAGCGTTTAACGTCATTCAACCCATCTTCCTCATGCCAATTATCGAAAGCGCGCTAGGCATCGTCAATGCTTATGAAATAGCAACGTCGTCGCCAAATGTCGTCGCGCTTGCCATCGGACTGGAAGATTACACCGCCGATCTAGGTATTCAACGCACAAAAGAGGGACGAGAAACATTCTTTGCTCGATGCCAAATCGTCAATGCCGCCAAAGCCGCAGGAATTCAAGCCATCGATTCCGTTTTCTCCGACGTGTCGGATATGGACGCGTTAAAACAAGTCGTTCTGGAATCCAAATCGCTTGGCTTCGACGGAATGGGTTGTATCCATCCGCGACAGATTGCAGTTATTCATGAAAATTATGCGCCGAATTCGGATGAAATTGCCAAAGCGAAGAAAATCGTCAATGCCTATTTGGAAGCCGCAGAAAAAGGTCTCGGCGTCGTGGCGCTCGGATCGAAAATGATTGACGCTCCGGTTGTTAAACGAGCGCAAAGAACCATTGCCCAAGCAATCGAATTCGGCATATTGTCCGCCGACTGGAGGTCTGGAAATGTCAAGTAATTTAGTTAAAAACGCCGCGGGGCGCTGGGTCCCGACAGAAGTCAACGGCAAACCGGAAATACCATTTAAAGGCATCGGAAAACATCGCCCCGAAGGACGAAAATACGCGCCAAAAATACCAACTTCTCTCGATTATCCAGCCGATGGCAACAAACTTCTTCCCGACTTAAAAACCGCGCTTATTCAATGCGGACTGAAAGATGGCATGACGATTTCCACGCATCACCATTTACGGAACGGTGATTTGATCGCCAACCAGATTTTTGACATTGCGCATGAGCTTGGCGTCAAAAACCTCGTGTGGTTTCCGTCCGCCTCTTTTCCCTGCCACGAACCGCTGATCAAATATCTCGAAGACGGAACGATTCATCATATTGAAGGCTCGATGAACGGACCGCTCGGGCGTTTTACTTCGCAAGGAAAAATGAAAGGCGTCGGCGTCCTGCGTTCGCATGGCGGACGTTATCAGGCTGTTCAAGATGGCGAAGTACA includes these proteins:
- a CDS encoding four helix bundle protein; the encoded protein is MNAEELADRLLNFNGDIVKTCSPLQKTYIGRHIFGQLFRASSSSGANYEEARGAESRADFVHKMQIVLKELRESAFWLRLIQRVNLLPDNAICPLINEANELIRIFSKSVVTSKSPKKFEI
- a CDS encoding 3-isopropylmalate dehydratase large subunit (catalyzes the isomerization between 2-isopropylmalate and 3-isopropylmalate in leucine biosynthesis); protein product: MGKTFSEKILGKKAGKPVVPGEIVEIEPDMAMSHDNTADISKTFYKIGVDKVYDPDKHVIILDHCTPAANEKFAQNHKDIREFVAKQGIKNFYDINEGICHQVMHEKGHVWPGALIVGADSHTTSYGAFGAFSTGIGRSEMAAIMACGKIWLRVPETIKIVCDGEFQSGITSKDLALTIAGDIGADGGLYRAIEFSGLGIERMSFASRFVLANMAVELGAKNGYMIPNKEILAYIKSRTNRKFEVVESDPDAEFDEVLTYDLSKIGPMVAKPHTVDNVAQVSAVKGTKIDQIFFGSCTNARVEDFEVVAGILKGRKVHSSVRLLVFPASREVYLDVLKRGWIIDLVEAGAVILNPGCGPCMGNHEGVPAKGEVTLSTSNRNFKGRMGNKDAEVYLCSPRTAAVSALTGRIEDFREAK
- a CDS encoding GxxExxY protein — protein: MTDLIEKDLVHKIVGCAMSVSNKLGHGLREKTYENALCVELSHQNLAFSQQSKYPVYYDGQLIDEYIPDLLVEEKVIIEIKTVDTIPDEHRGQLINYLRIANKEVGILLNFKHPRLQWERLILTKNK
- a CDS encoding citrate lyase ACP — protein: MNKTGFAGNHGKDDRSDCAVEITQTSSSGIVIELKSKVDRLYGNSIKELCREEMAFFGISDALVKIDDNGALPYIMTARIEAALKQIIENDREFLPEMLSENRYSTEKDRPRRSRLYLPGNTPKLAINAGLHSPDGVILDLEDSVAPAKKQEARFLVRNTLRALNFYGAERMVRINQIPQGLEDLKFIIPHNVNLILVPKCESADQIHILEKEIAQISEAFNVIQPIFLMPIIESALGIVNAYEIATSSPNVVALAIGLEDYTADLGIQRTKEGRETFFARCQIVNAAKAAGIQAIDSVFSDVSDMDALKQVVLESKSLGFDGMGCIHPRQIAVIHENYAPNSDEIAKAKKIVNAYLEAAEKGLGVVALGSKMIDAPVVKRAQRTIAQAIEFGILSADWRSGNVK